The stretch of DNA aatacattataacTATTACAAATATGCATTACATGAATGCAAACTGATACACAGAAAACTAAAGGCTAGTAGCTACCTGCTAATGATCGGATAGGAAAGATTAGGTGAGTTACTGTTTGTGCAGTTCACAGTCAAGAATAGTAAGCAGATCACAAAGCAAGATGTGCTCAGCAAAATCAACTGTGATTTAATCAGATTTTGTGTCTCTGATGTCCAGTGAAGAGTCCATACTTAGGTTAGCAATATATACCTTTTTCCCAGTTTCTGGTGCAAAACaatgttttctctctgtaacatttAAATTATTTAGCCATTTTTCACATTCCCTTATGGTTTACCTTTGTGGAGATGATTCAGTTCTCCCAGGAAGCCACATGGTGTCACTGTAAAAAAATAGAGCATCATCCAATCTGATCTCATTCTGGTTGCCATGATGTGGAGACGTGGGATGTGATGGGAAGTGGCAGTTTCTGAAGTCTTGATAGGATAGTGAGCTGGTGTTTACTACATATGCTTTCACCACAGGTATCATTTCTAGATAATTTTCCCCAGGATTAGGAAAGTTGATTCAGAGGCATTTTCTGAGGGTCAGCCATGGATTACTACTTCAGGCTTAACCATATGCAAAGGTCCTTAAAAACTTTATGACAAATGTGCATTACAAAAACGTATTGTGTGTAGACGCTAAAATTTTTTTgctgtaaaataaatttatttttaattcaattttctttaaGTTTTTGACGAATTCATATACTATTCTTAGGACCTTTTTTGTCAtaaattgaatttcattttttgcaaGTTAAAAAATATGAACATGTCAGTTTAGTTATTGCTAGTAGTATATAGCTTTTACTTGACACTCTTCTCCATGAGAGAAGGGTAGTACCTGGACTTGCTGGCTGTTGCCATTTAAAGCTGTGGTTTGCAAATAGCCCAAAGTAACCACATAGCTCACTTTGAGTAGACTATAATACATACATTTTGATAAGTACTACAGAAGGTATGCTCTTGATTTCAGCTCTAttcctttatcttttaaaattctgttttagaaATATAGCATATATTTTTAGCCAAGAGTTGATGAACTATGGTGtttaaaattaaacaataagAAGCGTTAGATTTTTATTGCAGTGTAGACAGCAGTGCTGGAAGGTCTttagctttaaaatattaaaagatgaaaaaaaaccAGATGAAACCAAAACTAAAATTTCTCTAGAAGCTGAAAAGTCATCAATTTCTCATCAATCTTTAGAATGAAGATCTGTTCTCTACTTTCCCCCTACAAAAGATGAGTTAATCACATGATAAACATGTGCTAAAACAGATCTATTTTCCCACTGGCATAAGAAATAACACATTATAAAATCAACAATTTTAATGTTCGATAATGAAGTGAAAGACAATGTAGTTGCCAGTATAAGACACAAGCATCAAATGAGATGTTTTAGAAGAGGATATTATATAGAAGACTTTGGGTCTAAAGTACACATGGAAGACTTAGAAGTTAATAACGGCACAAATATATAGTAACGGCCTTATTTCCAACTTTCCTGTTAAATTCTGTTACCAAGTTAGATTTATTGCTGGTATTTTACTcgcagatatatatatttttaagataagctgacatataaacacacatgcaTTAGGTGTGACGGAAAAATTGTAAAAAATCTTACTTGGACTAAGTTACACTCATAACCAGTAGGCAAAAATAGTTACTAATTCAGGAATTTAAACATAAAAACAGGGTATATTTTTAGAAGGTAGAAAATAAGTACCAAAAATTTATCATTTTGCCACTCTGCAATGCTTTCGGCTTTAAGTTTAGTTTTCTGCCTTTTTCATTTACTATTCTCCCACGAGGCTATTTTTTCTACTACCATTCATTGCATGAATGTATAGACTTAGAGTCGCCaagaaaagaaagttttttttttttttaacttttactgCTAAGCCACCAAATGCACCTAATATTCAGGTATCAACTAAGAACATTTTGCATGTCTCAACTTGGTTAATTAACTTCATAACACAATATGCCAGtgtgaaaaaaaaaccttgatagAAGAATGCAATTCTAATATATTAGAATAATCGTGCAAACCTAAATTTGTGTTGTTTTCATTACACTGATTTGGGAAGGTATATATTACAACTGTATTACTAGCGTTAACTGAAAATAGGCATGTTTTTACTAAAAAATGTATCATATCCAAAATGAGCTGCATTTCCTCCCAGAGTTGTATTGTGCTGATATTCCAGACAGTATTATAATAAAGAATGCAATTTTCGCAAAAGCCTGGGCTCACAGTGAATATGTTAGCACTGAGATCACTTGCTTAATCTTACTTTAAGAATGTCATCACTGGATGTGTCTAAGGCAGGTAAAAGTTAACAGTCAATCTCTTAAGGGTAACAGTTTAAACTTACACCTGATAGAAAAGTGctgctaaaaataaaacaaagcactaAAGCACATACTGGTCTGTAGGGCTTTTATAAAGAATTAATTCACACATTCCTGCTGCTGGAGCTAATGAACCAAAGATGAATGGACTCTTGCCCCCTTTAACACCTATCCCAGTCTTGAAAACGGAAGCAATCGCTTGCTATCTTCCACACCGTATTGGTGGACGTGGACTGAGCAGTCAGTAGGAAATTTTGGTTGAAGAAACGTTTCTTGTTTCCATCAAACTTCACGGTTCCACTGGTCACAACGAGAACTGTTGGCTGGGACTGGGTAGCTTGCTCATGAACTGGCTGGCAATCTAACATGTTGACTTGAAATTGGCTTGATGGCAACATGTCAAAAAAATTGGTCAGGGAATCCAGCCCTGTAATAGCGTTTCCATTCCAGATTAGAGTGGCCTTGTGCAGATACAGCCTGGGGAGTGCCTGACGTCTCTTATCCATTGTCTCATAGTAAATGTTCGCAAACTCCTCAGCAGCTTGGCAGGCCTGATCTACGTAAGTTTTGAACTCCACAGACGTGGACATCGGGGAACCTTG from Ochotona princeps isolate mOchPri1 chromosome 1, mOchPri1.hap1, whole genome shotgun sequence encodes:
- the LOC101527145 gene encoding NTF2-related export protein 2-like, translating into MSTSVEFKTYVDQACQAAEEFANIYYETMDKRRQALPRLYLHKATLIWNGNAITGLDSLTNFFDMLPSSQFQVNMLDCQPVHEQATQSQPTVLVVTSGTVKFDGNKKRFFNQNFLLTAQSTSTNTVWKIASDCFRFQDWDRC